Proteins from a single region of Paraburkholderia sp. PGU19:
- a CDS encoding DUF1488 family protein, translating to MEQSLSNFALSTNGQAVTFDIVVQKRAIGCAITRDALEQHFWLERGADESHLTKAFGNGQRRIAAVAERKALAKGATHVLITADDFDYR from the coding sequence ATGGAACAGTCCTTAAGCAACTTCGCCCTTTCGACTAACGGCCAGGCCGTGACTTTCGATATCGTCGTGCAAAAGCGCGCGATAGGCTGCGCGATTACGCGCGATGCGCTCGAGCAGCATTTCTGGCTGGAACGCGGCGCTGACGAGTCGCACCTCACGAAGGCGTTCGGCAACGGCCAGCGCCGCATCGCCGCCGTCGCCGAGCGCAAGGCGCTCGCCAAGGGCGCGACGCACGTGTTGATTACCGCAGACGATTTCGACTACCGCTAA